Proteins from one Meriones unguiculatus strain TT.TT164.6M chromosome 10, Bangor_MerUng_6.1, whole genome shotgun sequence genomic window:
- the Ap1ar gene encoding AP-1 complex-associated regulatory protein isoform X2, whose amino-acid sequence MGNCCWTQCFGLLRREAGRLQRAGGGSKYFRTCPRGEHLTIEFENLVESDEGESPGSSHRPLTEEEIVDLQERHYDSIAEKQKAVDRKIQREQEKQRVAQHYHPSSGDYQSAGPEDDFEYCLRNTKSQYEVFRSSRLSSDATVLTPNTESSCDLMTKTKSTSGNDDSTSLDLEWEDEEGMTRTLPMRERSKTEEDILRAALKYSSKKGSNPTSASDDSNGLEWENDFVSAEMDDNGNSEYSGFVNPVLELSDSATKQSDMDQQIR is encoded by the exons ATCAAAATATTTCAGAACATGCCCAAGAGGAGAGCACCTGACCATAGAG TTTGAGAATCTAGTAGAGAGTGATGAA GGGGAGAGCCCTGGAAGCAGCCATAG GCCACTTACTGAGGAAGAAATTGTTGACTTACAAGAGAGGCACTatgattctattgctgagaaacaGAAAGCTGTGGATAGGAAAATCCAGAGGGAG caagaaaaaCAGAGAGTTGCACAGCACTATCATCCTAGCAGTGGAGACTATCAAAG TGCAGGACCAGAAGATGACTTTGAATATTGTTTGAGAAATACAAAGTCACAGTACGAAGTTTTTCGAAGTAGTA GACTCTCATCTGATGCCACAGTACTGACACCAAATACCGAAAGCAGCTGTGACCTAATGACCAAAACCAAATCAACGAGTGGAAACGACGACAGCACCTCCTTGGACCTGGAGTGGGAAGATGAAGAAG GAATGACCAGGACGTTGCCAATGAGAGAGCGCTCCAAGACAGAAGAAGACATTCTGCGGGCTGCACTGAAGTACAGCAGCAAGAAGGGTAGCAACCCCACGTCGGCCTCTGATGACTCCAATGGACTGGAGTGGGAGAACGACTTTGTCAGTGCCGAGATGGACGATAATGGCAATTCTGAGTATTCCGGGTTTGTGAATCCTGTGTTAGAACTGTCAGATTCTGCCACCAAGCAGTCTGATATGGATCAGCAGATCAGATAG
- the Ap1ar gene encoding AP-1 complex-associated regulatory protein isoform X1, which translates to MGNCCWTQCFGLLRREAGRLQRAGGGSKYFRTCPRGEHLTIEFENLVESDEGESPGSSHRPLTEEEIVDLQERHYDSIAEKQKAVDRKIQRELALQEEKLRLEEEALYAAQREAARAARQRALLEQEKQRVAQHYHPSSGDYQSAGPEDDFEYCLRNTKSQYEVFRSSRLSSDATVLTPNTESSCDLMTKTKSTSGNDDSTSLDLEWEDEEGMTRTLPMRERSKTEEDILRAALKYSSKKGSNPTSASDDSNGLEWENDFVSAEMDDNGNSEYSGFVNPVLELSDSATKQSDMDQQIR; encoded by the exons ATCAAAATATTTCAGAACATGCCCAAGAGGAGAGCACCTGACCATAGAG TTTGAGAATCTAGTAGAGAGTGATGAA GGGGAGAGCCCTGGAAGCAGCCATAG GCCACTTACTGAGGAAGAAATTGTTGACTTACAAGAGAGGCACTatgattctattgctgagaaacaGAAAGCTGTGGATAGGAAAATCCAGAGGGAG TTAGCCTTACAAGAGGAGAAGTTAAGACTAGAAGAAGAAGCTTTATACGCTGCCCAGCGTGAAGCAGCCAGGGCAGCAAGGCAGCGAGCGCTCCTGGAG caagaaaaaCAGAGAGTTGCACAGCACTATCATCCTAGCAGTGGAGACTATCAAAG TGCAGGACCAGAAGATGACTTTGAATATTGTTTGAGAAATACAAAGTCACAGTACGAAGTTTTTCGAAGTAGTA GACTCTCATCTGATGCCACAGTACTGACACCAAATACCGAAAGCAGCTGTGACCTAATGACCAAAACCAAATCAACGAGTGGAAACGACGACAGCACCTCCTTGGACCTGGAGTGGGAAGATGAAGAAG GAATGACCAGGACGTTGCCAATGAGAGAGCGCTCCAAGACAGAAGAAGACATTCTGCGGGCTGCACTGAAGTACAGCAGCAAGAAGGGTAGCAACCCCACGTCGGCCTCTGATGACTCCAATGGACTGGAGTGGGAGAACGACTTTGTCAGTGCCGAGATGGACGATAATGGCAATTCTGAGTATTCCGGGTTTGTGAATCCTGTGTTAGAACTGTCAGATTCTGCCACCAAGCAGTCTGATATGGATCAGCAGATCAGATAG